A genome region from Penicillium psychrofluorescens genome assembly, chromosome: 3 includes the following:
- a CDS encoding uncharacterized protein (ID:PFLUO_004618-T1.cds;~source:funannotate): MADEEAEQAFFQAQATDDDAGEPGADNGNSDDYDPSQTLQDQLPPATESDAQPDDDAPSMTISADSNAAPQPGDTLNPSQTPSRAESQTSTPIPPSGEPAEPKTRMIGGFVVEDGDDDEDDKGDAEYEPPGVLGAEDTNAMPSMSEEPSSGNANQTTSAPDVSSVAPASAHEIVNSSPHFSVPVPSSNPDPAAPVAAQWAPPQDSLTPSLQNSTVPTPVPDSPSAARARLPHDRVGILQDRIDEDPRGDIAAWLELIAEHRSRNRLDSAREVYERFLKVFPMAADQWVAYANMESEVNELFRLEQIFNRALLTIPNIQLWNVYLDYVRRRNPLTTDTSRTVISSAYDLALTYIGMDKDSGNVWSDYVEFIRSGPGTVGGSGWQDQQKMDLLRKAYQKAIGVPTQAVNTLWKEYDQFEMGLNKLTGRKFLQEQSPSYMTARSSYTELQNITRDLVRTSLPRLPPVPGSEGDVEFSQQVDIWKRWIAWEKGDPLVIKDEDLSAFKNRVVYVYKQALMALRFLPEIWFEAAEFCYANDMENEGTDFLKQGIEANPESCLLCFKLGDRLEVTSDSEQDSTKRAAKVREPYDKLLEALYELITKARTQESQDVARIEEWFAKQNPEKQSTMNEDDDDAPPEEKEKESAKKAQVDAIRNAHSIQINILSKTISFAWIALMRAIRRIQGKGKPGELAGSRQIFAEARKRGRITSDVYIASALMEYHCYKDPAATKIFERGAKLFPEDEHFALEYLKHLIDINDIINARAVFETTVRKLASNPANAHKAKPIFSFLHEYESRYGDLVQVINLENRMRELYPEDPNLSQFTRRYSSPNFDPTAVRPILSPSQTRPKTSLPGVTAEPPTTGYLDPSMSSSPKRPFPSDDFDDSNRPRKFVRAESPLKGTTGRRAEQPMRGQPPNGQTTTSAYMPQGSQTPLPRDVVHLLSIIPAASTYTISRLSPEKMIDLLRRIDIPSSTSQIPLPQSARGLGGGQSSGYSGSYR; encoded by the exons ATGGCGGACGAGGAAGCTGAGCAGGCCTTTTTCCAGGCGCAGGCCACAGATGACGATGCTGGCGAGCCGGGCGCAGATAACGGAAACTCAGATGATTACGACCCTTCCCAGACCCTGCAAGACCAGCTGCCTCCAGCCACCGAGTCGGATGCCCAGCCCGACGATGATGCCCCGTCCATGACCATCTCAGCAGACTCCAatgctgcgccgcagcctgGCGACACTCTCAATCCTTCCCAGACCCCCTCCCGTGCTGAGTCTCAGACGTCCACGCCGATACCACCCTCGGGTGAGCCGGCGGAGCCCAAGACCAGAATGATCGGGGGATTTgtggttgaggatggcgacgatgacgaggatgacaAGGGTGATGCGGAATATGAGCCACCGGGCGTACTTGGGGCTGAGGACACAAATGCTATGCCTTCCATGTCTGAAGAACCCAGTTCAGGAAATGCAAATCAAACCACTTCCGCCCCTGATGTATCATCTGTGGCGCCTGCTAGCGCGCATGAGATTGTCAATAGTTCTCCTCATTTCTCTgttcctgttccttcttctaATCCCgatcctgctgctcctgttgCTGCCCAGTGGGCTCCTCCGCAGGACTCGCTTACGCCGAGCCTGCAGAACAGTACTGTTCCTACTCCTGTACCTGACTCTCCGTCTGCCGCCCGAGCTCGGCTGCCCCATGACCGCGTGGGCATCTTGCAAGACCGGATTGATGAAGATCCAAGAGGTGATATCGCTGCGTGGCTGGAGTTGATCGCCGAGCACCGAAGCCGCAATAGGCTGGACAGCGCGCGCGAGGTCTACGAGCGCTTCCTGAAGGTGTTTCCGATGGCG GCTGATCAATGGGTGGCGTATGCTAATATGGAGTCGGAGGTCAACGAATTGTTCCGACTGGAGCAAATCTTCAATCGTGCGCTTCTGACTATCCCGAACATCCAGCTCTGGAACGTCTACTTGGACTATGTGCGTCGCCGCAACCCCTTGACCACCGATACCAGCCGGACCGTGATTTCATCGGCATATGATCTGGCCTTGACGTACATCGGCATGGACAAGGACTCGGGTAATGTCTGGTCAGACTATGTCGAGTTCATTCGTTCAGGACCCGGAACTGTCGGAGGCTCTGGCTGGCAGGACCAGCAAAAGATGGATCTGCTTCGCAAGGCCTACCAGAAAGCCATTGGTGTTCCGACTCAAGCTGTCAATACCCTGTGGAAGGAATACGACCAATTCGAAATGGGTCTCAACAAGCTTACG GGTCGGAAGTTCCTCCAGGAACAGTCGCCGTCATACATGACCGCGCGCAGCTCCTACACCGAGCTACAAAACATCACCCGCGACCTGGTTCGCACCTCGCTCCCGAGATTGCCCCCAGTACCAGGTTCTGAAGGCGATGTCGAATTCTCGCAACAGGTGGACATTTGGAAGCGCTGGATCGCTTGGGAGAAAGGCGACCCCCTGGTcatcaaggacgaggatCTTTCCGCATTCAAGAACCGTGTGGTGTACGTCTACAAGCAGGCACTTATGGCGTTGAGGTTCCTGCCTGAGATTTGGTTTGAGGCTGCGGAGTTCTGTTATGCCAATGACATGGAGAACGAGGGCACTGACTTCCTGAAGCAAGGTATTGAGGCGAACCCAGAGAGTTGCCTGTTATGCTTCAAACTTGGAGACCGCCTGGAAGTGActtcggactcggagcaAGACTCCACCAAGCGAGCAGCCAAAGTCCGGGAGCCGTATGACAAGCTGCTCGAGGCACTCTATGAGCTCATCACCAAGGCCCGCACGCAGGAGTCCCAGGATGTCGCTCGCATCGAAGAGTGGTTCGCAAAGCAGAACCCCGAAAAACAGTCAACGAtgaatgaagatgatgatgacgctCCAcccgaggagaaagagaaagagtcGGCCAAGAAAGCGCAGGTCGACGCCATTCGCAACGCCCATTCCATCCAGATCAACATCCTCTCCAAAACCATTTCCTTTGCCTGGATTGCGCTCATGCGTGCTATTCGACGCATCCAAGGCAAAGGCAAACCTGGCGAACTGGCTGGCTCGCGGCAGATCTTTGCAGAGGCACGGAAACGGGGTCGCATCACCAGCGATGTTTACATCGCCAGTGCTCTCATGGAGTATCACTGCTACAAAGACCCCGCGGCGACCAAGATTTTTGAAAGAGGCGCTAAACTGTTTCCCGAAGATGAACACTTTGCCCTCGAATATTTGAAGCACCTCATCGATATCAACGACATTATCAACGCAAGAGCAGTCTTCGAGACGACCGTGAGGAAACTGGCATCCAATCCCGCAAACGCCCACAAAGCCAAGCCcatcttctcttttctccacGAGTATGAATCTCGCTACGGAGATCTCGTCCAGGTTATTAACCTGGAGAATCGCATGCGCGAACTCTACCCCGAAGACCCCAACCTCAGCCAATTTACACGCCGTTACTCCTCTCCAAACTTTGACCCTACCGCGGTGCGCCCCATCCTGTCGCCCTCGCAGACTCGACCCAAGACATCGCTTCCCGGGGTCACGGCAGAGCCACCTACAACAGGATATCTGGACCCGTCCATGAGTTCTTCACCCAAGAGACCATTCCCCTCGGACGATTTCGACGACTCCAACCGCCCTCGCAAGTTTGTCCGCGCCGAGTCCCCGTTGAAGGGTACTACCGGTCGACGAGCTGAGCAGCCAATGCGTGGCCAGCCGCCGAACGGCCAGACAACCACTTCCGCTTACATGCCTCAGGGCTCGCAGACCCCTCTGCCTCGGGATGTAGTCCATCTCTTGAGCATCATTCCCGCAGCATCCACGTACACCATCTCCAGACTTTCTCCTGAGAAAATGAtcgatctccttcgccggATCGATATCCCCAGCTCTACCTCTCAAATCCCGCTTCCGCAGAGCGCTCGCGGCCTTGGGGGAGGCCAAAGTTCTGGCTACTCCG GCTCTTACCGATGA
- a CDS encoding uncharacterized protein (ID:PFLUO_004619-T1.cds;~source:funannotate), with translation MSVVSLLGVKILNNPATFTSPYEFEITFECLEQLQKDLEWKLTYVGSATSSEYDQELDSLLVGPVPVGVNKFIFQADSPDLKRIPTSEILGVTVILLTCSYDDREFVRVGYYVNNEYDSEELVADPPAKPIIERIRRNVLAEKPRVTRFAIKWDSEDSAPAEYPPDQPEADILDDDSNAYGAEEAELEAALVKELADADKQGDGEDQEMEGAEGTAGKEDEEEDISDAESEDLEEESDDDEDELDEDEAGEGDEDVEMGDDAEHKDETANKAAAPQAQPEVMVH, from the exons ATGTCGGTCGTCTCCCTTCTCGGTGTGAAGATCCTCAACAACCCAGCGACCTTCACGTCGCCCTATGAGTTTGAGATCACGTTTGAGTGCCTCGAGCAACTCCAGAAGG ATCTGGAATGGAAATTGACCTATGTCGGATCCGCCACCTC CTCTGAATATGACCAGGAACTGGACTCGCTCCTGGTCGGCCCCGTCCCTGTGGGCGTCAACAAATTTATCTTCCAAGCCGACTCGCCCGACCTGAAGCGCATCCCTACCTCCGAGATCCTCGGGGTGACCGTCATCCTGCTCACCTGCAGCTACGACGACAGGGAGTTTGTCCGCGTCGGCTACTACGTGAACAACGAGTATGACtcggaggagctggtggcggaTCCCCCCGCGAAGCCGATCATCGAGCGCATCCGCCGCAATGTCCTCGCGGAGAAGCCGCGTGTGACTCGCTTTGCCATCAAATG GGACTCGGAGGATTCTGCGCCCGCAGAGTACCCGCCAGACCAGCCCGAGGCCGACATTCTGGATGACGACAGCAACGCATACGGTGCTGAGGAGGCAGAGCTCGAGGCGGCTCTCGTCAAGGAACTCGCAGACGCCGACAAGCAgggcgacggcgaggaccaggagatggagggagCCGAGGGCACGGCTggcaaggaggatgaggaagaggacatctccgatgccgagagcgaagatctcgaggaggagagcgacgatgatgaggacgagctggatgaggatgaggccggtgagggcgacgaggatgtcgagaTGGGGGATGATGCCGAACACAAGGATGAGACTGCCAACaaggctgctgctccccagGCTCAGCCTGAAGTCATGGTCCACTAG